From Planifilum fimeticola, the proteins below share one genomic window:
- a CDS encoding nucleotidyltransferase family protein: MQALLLAGGLGTRLRPLTEHLPKPMAPVVNRPWLEHLLKHLRSQGLSDFVIAVKHNADIIRNHFGDGRRLGVTIAYSQEPELLGTAGAIKHAEPLLSADRFIVVNADIIHHVDLMPLLEFHRSSGAMVTIGLTEVEDPSQYGVVQQTPSGRILRFVEKPPRHEAPSNRINAGIYVMEKETLSWIPAGRAVSIERETFPLLIRKGLPVYGCAVRGYWLDMGTHDRYLALHRDALDGKIGLQLPYPMKAEGVWIGEDTHISSHAKLIPPVVIGRGTRVERGAVLGPYAVLGEGVTVQADSRCAHAVVLPGTRLEGNRVFRHAVVAPDFMVTTRLPGDLIRQGVMQP, encoded by the coding sequence ATGCAAGCGTTGCTGTTGGCAGGGGGATTGGGCACGAGACTGAGACCTCTGACGGAACACCTCCCCAAACCCATGGCACCGGTGGTCAACCGGCCATGGCTCGAACACCTCCTCAAGCACCTCCGATCGCAAGGCCTCTCCGACTTTGTCATCGCCGTCAAGCACAACGCGGACATCATCCGGAATCACTTCGGTGACGGCCGCCGTCTCGGAGTAACCATCGCTTACAGCCAGGAGCCCGAACTGCTCGGCACGGCGGGGGCGATCAAGCACGCGGAACCGCTGCTTTCGGCCGATCGGTTCATCGTGGTCAACGCGGACATCATTCACCATGTGGACCTGATGCCTCTCTTGGAATTTCATCGTTCCTCCGGCGCGATGGTCACGATTGGCTTGACGGAAGTCGAAGACCCTTCCCAATACGGAGTGGTTCAACAAACCCCTTCCGGGCGGATCCTTCGGTTCGTGGAAAAACCCCCTCGGCACGAGGCTCCTTCCAACCGGATCAACGCAGGGATCTATGTGATGGAAAAAGAGACCCTCTCTTGGATTCCCGCCGGACGAGCGGTTTCCATCGAACGGGAAACCTTCCCGCTCCTGATCCGCAAGGGACTGCCGGTCTACGGCTGTGCGGTCCGCGGCTACTGGCTGGACATGGGAACCCACGACCGCTATCTCGCCCTGCACCGGGATGCCCTCGACGGCAAAATCGGGCTTCAGCTTCCCTATCCGATGAAGGCGGAGGGAGTCTGGATCGGCGAGGACACCCACATCTCCAGCCACGCGAAGCTGATTCCACCCGTCGTCATCGGCCGCGGAACGAGGGTGGAGCGCGGAGCGGTCCTCGGACCCTACGCGGTGCTGGGTGAGGGCGTGACGGTTCAAGCGGACAGCCGCTGTGCCCATGCCGTCGTCCTGCCGGGAACCCGTCTCGAAGGAAACCGCGTGTTCCGACACGCCGTCGTCGCCCCCGACTTCATGGTCACAACCCGCCTTCCCGGCGATCTCATCCGCCAAGGAGTGATGCAGCCATGA
- a CDS encoding glycosyltransferase family 4 protein: MIHPAYVSTYVPKRCGLATYTHHLRTYVRKAHRGEGSEPVDTVIAVVDPEEPLDYDPSLRLIRRDIREDYRDTARRLNDSPVTVVSLQHEFGIFGGDAGEYVLDFVRELHKPLVTTFHTVFHSPREPYRSVQEEIARRSDRILVMNRHAVDRLADQYRVPKDKCVYIPHGTPSPVPEQRESMRAKLGWSNRRVLMTFGLLSPNKGMEMILQALPEVVRRLPDVLYAIVGQTHPQVKKAEGEAYRERLRDMIREQNLDRHVVMIDRYLSESELVHTIMACDLYVTPYPGMEQITSGTLAYAVGLGRPVLSTPYAYARDLLGPYPELLIPYGDADAWARALIAHLSDTGKLREWERKIREIGREMNWPRVGERHLRLFGELSHPRSSDAGGSRSIASASR, encoded by the coding sequence ATGATCCACCCGGCCTATGTCAGCACCTACGTGCCAAAACGGTGCGGACTCGCCACCTACACCCATCATCTCCGAACCTACGTCCGCAAAGCGCACCGAGGGGAGGGCTCAGAGCCGGTCGATACGGTGATCGCCGTCGTCGATCCCGAAGAACCCTTAGATTACGACCCCTCGCTGCGGCTGATCCGACGAGACATCCGCGAAGATTACCGCGATACGGCCCGGCGCTTGAACGACAGCCCGGTCACCGTCGTTTCGCTCCAACACGAGTTCGGCATCTTCGGCGGCGACGCCGGCGAATACGTGCTCGACTTCGTGCGGGAGCTCCACAAGCCCCTGGTCACCACCTTTCACACCGTCTTCCATTCCCCCCGGGAACCCTACCGCAGCGTTCAGGAGGAAATCGCCCGGCGGAGCGACCGCATCCTGGTCATGAACCGGCACGCCGTCGATCGGTTGGCGGATCAATACCGGGTACCGAAAGACAAATGCGTGTACATCCCCCACGGCACCCCGTCACCGGTGCCGGAACAGCGCGAATCAATGCGCGCAAAGCTCGGTTGGTCGAACCGGCGGGTGCTGATGACCTTCGGGTTGCTCAGCCCCAACAAGGGGATGGAGATGATCCTCCAAGCCCTGCCGGAGGTGGTTCGCCGCCTCCCCGACGTCCTGTACGCCATCGTGGGCCAAACCCATCCCCAGGTGAAAAAAGCGGAGGGGGAAGCCTACCGCGAACGCCTCAGGGACATGATCCGGGAGCAGAACCTGGACCGCCATGTGGTGATGATCGACCGCTACCTCTCCGAATCCGAATTGGTGCACACCATCATGGCATGCGACTTATACGTCACTCCCTACCCCGGAATGGAACAGATCACGAGCGGCACGCTGGCCTACGCGGTGGGATTGGGCAGACCCGTCCTGAGCACGCCCTATGCTTACGCGCGGGACTTGCTCGGCCCCTACCCCGAACTGCTCATCCCGTACGGTGACGCGGATGCCTGGGCCCGAGCCCTCATCGCCCACCTGTCCGATACCGGCAAATTGCGGGAGTGGGAGCGGAAAATCCGGGAGATCGGACGCGAGATGAATTGGCCCCGCGTCGGCGAGCGACACCTGCGGCTGTTCGGTGAGCTGTCTCATCCCCGCAGTTCCGATGCGGGCGGCAGCCGGAGCATCGCATCCGCTTCCCGTTAA
- a CDS encoding glycosyl transferase: protein MSCLIPAVPMRAAAGASHPLPVKLTHLRRLTDDTGIIEHGIGKIPRRKEGYSTDDNARALWACVEWGKIARRGRDAEAAEQLARLSDTYLAFLAWVQKEDGHFHNNVAYNRRWEEEEPSDDCLGRTLWSTATAALWDPDGDRSRIAQHLCRTGFRAADRLRHPRGIAFALSAASLLVREAEANPRLESSFRDWVLRNLPAAAGRLGKALLLWYRHHSGPGWRWFEEIMTYSNGVFPWALFQWHRTFPSREAEQIARESLDFLIDKMTSPEGFIRPVGNRGWCTRKKNSQWDQQPVEVLKLAMACEQGLASTGDAVYRAVLEKCRAWFHGDNDLRVPMADPSDGSCCDGLTEGGPNRNRGAESTLAYLLTEAIFHKTREGKHHERDDETC, encoded by the coding sequence GTGAGCTGTCTCATCCCCGCAGTTCCGATGCGGGCGGCAGCCGGAGCATCGCATCCGCTTCCCGTTAAACTGACCCATCTGAGACGGCTCACCGACGATACGGGAATCATCGAACACGGCATCGGGAAAATCCCCCGCCGGAAGGAGGGCTACTCCACCGACGACAATGCCCGGGCCCTTTGGGCCTGCGTCGAATGGGGAAAAATCGCCCGGCGGGGCAGGGATGCCGAAGCGGCGGAACAGCTCGCCCGCCTGTCCGACACGTACCTGGCCTTCCTGGCCTGGGTTCAAAAAGAGGACGGGCATTTCCACAACAACGTCGCGTACAACCGCCGGTGGGAAGAGGAGGAACCGTCGGACGACTGCCTGGGGCGCACGCTGTGGTCCACGGCGACCGCCGCGTTGTGGGATCCCGACGGCGACCGTTCCCGCATCGCCCAGCACTTGTGCCGGACGGGTTTTCGCGCCGCCGATCGCCTCCGGCACCCCCGGGGCATCGCCTTCGCCCTTTCGGCGGCCAGTCTGCTCGTGCGCGAAGCGGAAGCCAATCCCCGGCTCGAATCTTCATTCCGGGATTGGGTTTTGCGTAATCTGCCGGCGGCTGCCGGCCGTCTGGGAAAAGCGCTGCTCTTGTGGTACCGGCATCATTCCGGGCCGGGATGGCGATGGTTTGAGGAGATCATGACCTACAGCAACGGCGTCTTCCCCTGGGCCCTGTTTCAGTGGCACAGGACCTTCCCGTCCCGGGAGGCGGAACAAATCGCTCGGGAGAGCCTCGATTTTCTGATCGACAAAATGACGTCCCCCGAAGGATTCATTCGGCCCGTCGGAAACCGGGGATGGTGCACCCGGAAGAAGAACAGCCAATGGGACCAGCAGCCGGTGGAAGTGTTGAAGTTGGCCATGGCCTGCGAGCAGGGCCTTGCGTCGACCGGAGATGCGGTCTACCGGGCCGTGCTGGAAAAATGTCGGGCGTGGTTCCACGGCGACAATGACCTCCGGGTGCCGATGGCCGACCCGTCGGACGGTTCCTGTTGCGACGGCTTGACGGAAGGGGGGCCCAACCGCAATCGGGGGGCCGAGTCCACCCTGGCCTATTTGCTGACGGAAGCCATATTCCACAAGACGCGGGAGGGAAAGCACCATGAGCGCGATGATGAAACCTGCTGA
- a CDS encoding phosphomannomutase/phosphoglucomutase, whose amino-acid sequence MSAMMKPADRIAPHVFREYDIRGIVGEEIHEFFAYWLGRAFARRVRAEGQHSVVVGRDNRKSSPALARAVTAGLVQEGCEVMDIGEVTSPMFYFGLEHLDVPSGIMITASHNPPDENGFKVAQNKTTLYGNAVKNLYNEMVGVAAETGLEPEIAQTSPSRSVDLRTPYLDMLQEKIRLDGRPLKVVVDCGNGTASSFAPEALERWGCEVIPLYCTSDPTFPNHHPDPVDPKNLTDLIRTVKETGADLGIAFDGDGDRLGVVDETGRIRWGDQLMILYWREILPKYPGCDAWVEVKCSQALVEEIKRLGGNPRFHRTGHSHVKATLRRTRAPFAGEMSGHLFFNDEYYGFDDALYAAGRLLRILSRKKRPLSALFADVPQYHATSETRVPCEEAKKASVIEQVKAHFAKKYPIVEVDGARIQFPSGWALVRSSNTQPILVLRAEADSTERLVEIKREVESVIRRCGITAPIPW is encoded by the coding sequence ATGAGCGCGATGATGAAACCTGCTGACCGAATCGCACCGCACGTGTTTCGGGAATATGACATCCGGGGCATCGTCGGGGAAGAGATCCACGAATTCTTCGCCTATTGGCTGGGCCGTGCCTTTGCCCGCCGGGTGCGCGCCGAAGGGCAGCATTCGGTGGTGGTCGGCCGCGACAACCGAAAGAGTTCCCCCGCCCTCGCCCGGGCGGTCACCGCGGGACTCGTCCAGGAAGGGTGCGAAGTGATGGACATCGGGGAAGTCACTTCGCCCATGTTCTACTTCGGCCTGGAACACCTGGATGTCCCCTCCGGCATCATGATCACGGCCAGCCACAACCCGCCCGATGAAAACGGGTTCAAGGTGGCGCAAAACAAGACGACCCTGTATGGCAACGCCGTCAAAAACCTGTACAATGAAATGGTGGGTGTGGCCGCGGAAACCGGTCTCGAACCGGAAATCGCCCAAACCTCCCCTTCCAGATCGGTGGACCTTCGTACGCCCTACCTCGACATGCTGCAGGAAAAAATCCGGCTCGACGGCCGGCCGTTGAAAGTGGTCGTGGATTGCGGCAACGGAACCGCCTCTTCCTTCGCGCCGGAAGCTTTGGAGCGCTGGGGTTGTGAAGTGATTCCCCTTTACTGCACGTCGGATCCGACCTTTCCGAACCACCATCCGGATCCCGTCGATCCGAAGAACCTCACGGATCTCATCCGGACGGTGAAGGAGACGGGAGCGGACCTGGGCATCGCCTTTGACGGCGACGGCGACCGCCTCGGAGTGGTGGACGAAACGGGCCGCATCCGCTGGGGGGATCAGCTGATGATCCTCTACTGGCGGGAAATCCTGCCGAAATATCCGGGATGCGACGCATGGGTCGAAGTGAAATGTTCCCAGGCGCTGGTGGAAGAAATCAAGCGGCTCGGGGGCAACCCCCGTTTCCACCGCACCGGGCATTCCCACGTCAAAGCGACGTTGCGGCGGACCCGGGCGCCCTTCGCGGGGGAGATGTCAGGGCACCTGTTCTTCAACGACGAATACTACGGGTTTGACGACGCGCTGTACGCCGCGGGGCGGCTGCTGCGAATCCTGTCCCGAAAAAAGCGCCCCCTTTCCGCCCTGTTTGCGGACGTGCCGCAGTACCACGCCACGTCGGAGACGCGGGTGCCCTGTGAAGAAGCGAAGAAAGCATCGGTGATCGAGCAGGTGAAGGCCCATTTCGCGAAGAAATACCCGATTGTCGAGGTGGATGGCGCCCGGATTCAATTCCCCTCCGGGTGGGCTTTGGTGCGCAGTTCCAATACCCAGCCGATTCTCGTGCTCAGGGCCGAAGCGGACAGCACCGAACGGCTGGTCGAGATCAAACGGGAAGTGGAAAGCGTCATCCGCCGCTGCGGCATCACCGCTCCCATTCCGTGGTGA
- a CDS encoding type I phosphomannose isomerase catalytic subunit, with protein MNKMEPVKFTPLAVPRIWGGHRLKSWFDTETEEPIGEYWLISSHPNGTSVVEGGPFRGKTLNDLVRDYPEAYLGSSPQPRFPLLIKLIEAAQDLSVQVHPDDEYARKAEADFGKTEAWYVLDCPEDGRVIYGHRFSSRREYLQAVEKKRVKDYLEYAPIAPGKLVFVPSRTLHALLAGTTVLEIQQTSDVTYRVYDWDRVDERGRGRELHIDKAADVLRYDRQPDPFPERAELSAEGGLRGSRLVSCPYFTIDRWNLASGRHSFDLGRQNNPDILIVTKGEGTLHWSGGEMPLSRGDAAIVPATLSGYDVSCTAEMELIRTFY; from the coding sequence ATGAACAAGATGGAACCGGTCAAATTCACCCCCCTTGCCGTACCGCGGATCTGGGGCGGTCACCGGCTGAAATCCTGGTTCGACACCGAAACGGAAGAGCCGATCGGCGAATACTGGCTCATCTCCAGCCATCCCAACGGGACCAGCGTCGTTGAGGGAGGACCCTTCCGGGGAAAAACCCTGAACGATCTCGTGCGGGATTATCCGGAAGCCTATCTCGGCTCCAGCCCGCAGCCCCGGTTTCCCCTCCTGATCAAATTGATCGAAGCGGCGCAGGATCTGTCCGTCCAGGTGCATCCGGACGACGAATACGCCCGCAAAGCGGAAGCGGATTTCGGAAAGACCGAGGCCTGGTACGTGCTGGACTGCCCGGAGGACGGTCGCGTCATCTACGGCCACCGCTTTTCGTCACGGCGGGAGTATCTCCAGGCGGTGGAAAAAAAGCGGGTAAAGGATTATCTGGAGTACGCCCCCATCGCCCCGGGCAAGCTGGTGTTCGTCCCCTCGCGGACCCTGCACGCCCTGCTGGCCGGCACGACGGTGCTCGAAATCCAGCAGACCTCCGATGTCACCTACCGGGTGTACGACTGGGACCGCGTCGATGAACGGGGACGGGGGCGGGAACTGCACATCGACAAGGCGGCCGACGTCCTCCGGTACGATCGGCAGCCGGATCCCTTCCCGGAGCGGGCGGAGCTCTCCGCAGAGGGCGGCCTGCGCGGATCCCGTCTCGTCTCCTGCCCCTATTTCACCATCGACCGTTGGAACCTGGCTTCGGGACGCCATTCCTTCGACTTGGGACGCCAAAACAACCCGGACATCCTGATCGTGACGAAAGGAGAAGGGACCCTGCACTGGTCCGGCGGTGAAATGCCGCTTTCCCGCGGCGACGCCGCGATCGTCCCCGCCACCTTGTCCGGCTACGATGTTTCCTGTACGGCGGAGATGGAGCTGATCCGCACGTTCTATTGA
- a CDS encoding pPIWI_RE module domain-containing protein, which yields MTNQHRLHLFAFDVTHPPVPDQPVYGLKFPPSWCEMIWPGRPEGSHVKMPGLTSLGEELMQLYPGLLYTRFDDSALAGKTPALVAEQPIPSDVLARHFTRHFKRIGKAASFDASDVEWSRIDWAKVDHQDAIYSWLPAYLSRRFAESDKPFRVMKYKRKTKQQVFEGELRFYPVFLNGKYGCMTEPYKGFSYAVYFSVETRANQPGRKFLYIHPRIHRFVSVPVKRGLSPKRNGTVLIRLSHSQGKTPFVPVTITKSSKQEVAAEWKEDWIPEYLNYFLSKPLELESLLSEPSRYQNVEGDICALLLYNPVFYSSYYNEKVAKGGMGLSERKQLFDLFQEVFPELEPLQPLKEVKTKRIVKKNFPMTVTESEESRLRIDCHTTDSVFQSLVEQIEGLTDYFAKQDDCVYKLRASGPETVVELRYCPDSGVVQDVDINHPHRTLRKMKKMITKWGKAHGALVMIEPKKTWSENPKADPKHALRVAFAECGQITQFLHDDNEENFEHRVKNAFFDLLSDFGVYTHHLIEGVDRERVWLFVTAFRPHELNEGRVLYARYDGNRYLIRMEGDDGSWRALPDFITDAGGLKQGLERDGLTREKQPEIERTILQILQETERPLTVVFDRTPLTKLYFPVQDKHLINGDWILTRPELDYQRNRLRILRITTEYYVPLYYNDKPGKDYTFSSGLFLSEDGVYYSLGQKPDTYQLAVLYTKATDSSELLLQPNLVEILPVGHWDPGEAEEAVRQLHLLRQANLTYDQHTIYPAPVHRLNAAKKYLEAFLAVQRLVKNDRVRI from the coding sequence GTGCCGGATCAACCGGTTTATGGTTTAAAGTTTCCCCCTTCTTGGTGTGAGATGATTTGGCCCGGGCGTCCTGAAGGAAGTCATGTGAAAATGCCGGGTTTGACTAGTTTGGGAGAGGAGTTGATGCAACTATATCCCGGCTTGTTATACACCCGCTTCGACGATTCGGCCCTTGCCGGAAAGACGCCTGCACTTGTTGCTGAACAACCGATTCCCTCGGATGTGCTTGCCCGGCATTTTACCCGCCATTTCAAGCGGATTGGAAAGGCCGCCTCCTTCGATGCGTCCGATGTTGAGTGGTCCCGCATCGATTGGGCTAAGGTGGATCATCAAGACGCTATATACAGTTGGCTGCCCGCATATTTATCCCGTCGTTTTGCCGAATCCGACAAACCCTTCCGAGTCATGAAGTATAAGCGAAAGACGAAACAACAGGTGTTTGAAGGGGAATTGCGGTTTTATCCGGTTTTTTTGAACGGAAAATATGGCTGCATGACTGAACCCTACAAAGGATTTTCCTATGCCGTCTATTTTTCAGTGGAAACCCGCGCAAACCAACCCGGAAGGAAATTTCTGTACATCCATCCACGAATTCATCGCTTCGTTTCCGTGCCTGTCAAAAGGGGTTTATCGCCTAAAAGAAATGGCACGGTTTTGATCCGTTTGTCTCACAGTCAAGGAAAAACTCCCTTTGTGCCGGTAACGATTACCAAGAGCTCCAAACAGGAAGTTGCAGCGGAGTGGAAAGAGGATTGGATACCGGAATACTTGAATTATTTTCTTTCCAAACCTTTGGAATTGGAATCGCTTTTGAGTGAGCCGTCCAGATATCAAAATGTGGAGGGAGATATTTGCGCATTACTGTTGTACAATCCTGTTTTTTATTCTTCCTATTACAATGAAAAAGTGGCCAAAGGCGGGATGGGGCTTTCGGAGAGAAAGCAACTGTTTGATCTTTTCCAAGAAGTTTTTCCGGAATTGGAACCGTTACAACCGCTTAAGGAAGTAAAAACAAAACGAATCGTAAAAAAGAACTTCCCTATGACTGTAACCGAGTCTGAAGAAAGTCGTTTACGGATCGATTGTCACACGACCGATTCTGTATTTCAGAGTTTAGTTGAACAAATTGAAGGATTGACCGACTATTTCGCAAAACAGGATGATTGTGTGTACAAACTGCGTGCCAGCGGACCTGAAACGGTGGTGGAGTTGAGATATTGTCCGGACAGCGGTGTCGTCCAGGATGTGGATATCAACCATCCTCACCGAACCCTTCGCAAAATGAAAAAGATGATAACAAAATGGGGTAAAGCGCATGGTGCGTTGGTGATGATCGAACCGAAAAAAACCTGGTCGGAAAATCCGAAGGCCGATCCCAAACATGCATTGCGGGTTGCCTTTGCGGAATGCGGACAGATCACCCAATTTCTGCATGACGATAATGAGGAAAATTTTGAACACAGGGTGAAAAACGCCTTTTTCGATCTGCTGAGCGATTTTGGGGTCTATACGCATCATCTGATTGAAGGAGTGGATCGGGAACGGGTTTGGTTGTTTGTTACCGCCTTCCGACCCCACGAATTGAATGAGGGCCGCGTATTATACGCCCGTTATGACGGTAATCGCTATTTGATCCGTATGGAAGGAGACGACGGATCTTGGAGGGCTTTGCCCGACTTTATTACCGATGCGGGAGGTTTGAAACAGGGGCTCGAAAGAGATGGCCTGACAAGAGAGAAACAACCCGAAATCGAACGGACCATCCTTCAAATTCTGCAGGAAACGGAAAGGCCCCTGACGGTTGTTTTTGATCGAACTCCTTTGACCAAGTTATATTTTCCCGTTCAGGATAAACACCTGATAAATGGAGACTGGATCCTGACGAGGCCGGAACTTGATTACCAACGCAACCGCCTCCGCATTTTGCGAATAACGACGGAGTACTATGTTCCTCTTTATTATAACGATAAACCTGGGAAAGATTATACATTCAGTTCTGGTCTGTTCCTTTCTGAGGACGGTGTTTATTACAGTCTGGGTCAAAAACCGGATACCTATCAACTGGCTGTTTTGTATACGAAAGCTACCGATTCTTCGGAGCTACTGCTTCAACCCAATCTGGTGGAGATTTTGCCAGTGGGACATTGGGACCCCGGTGAGGCTGAAGAGGCCGTGCGACAGCTTCACTTGTTACGACAGGCCAATTTAACCTATGATCAGCATACGATTTATCCGGCACCGGTACACCGATTGAATGCGGCAAAAAAATATTTGGAGGCGTTTCTCGCTGTTCAAAGGCTCGTTAAAAATGATCGTGTAAGGATATAA